In Musa acuminata AAA Group cultivar baxijiao chromosome BXJ3-11, Cavendish_Baxijiao_AAA, whole genome shotgun sequence, one DNA window encodes the following:
- the LOC135652361 gene encoding UPF0481 protein At3g47200-like codes for MATRENKWAVKISDQPMAAEERSWAVEIDDQHKNTGKSAEKQQSPKPSIYIVPPYIRNLNCHAYKPHIVSFGPYHHGDPDVMPMEEHKDRALTRFLKRANKSLQDVMTAIEEVVQQLRGAYQSLDGKWAEDKRFMHLMILDGCFMLEIIRVATKKPDDGGHGYEMDEPIFSDHGNLYTVPCIKRDMMMIENQLPLLVLYKLVFVEGGRNCVVILTFILCLCQKVVNELVLKFWGKPSTVEEEHLLLEERRHLLDLLRLSRLVKRSSTDNSRGRTNRRKVSNIRSAFELREAGIHFRKSNSNSLLDIEFKHGVLSLPNLTVDDNTEYMFLNLMAFERLNVGTGNEVTSYVVFMDSIIDSAKDVSLLQSKDIIENAFGSDEAAAELFNRLSKDVVIPPQGILGDVYGEVKYYFGRRRNRWWANLKHTHFSSPWSLLSLVAAIVLLVLTVLQTIYTLLQFYHPPSA; via the exons ATGGCCACTAGAGAGAACAAGTGGGCGGTGAAGATTAGTGACCAGCCCATGGCCGCCGAAGAGAGAAGCTGGGCGGTGGAGATCGATGACCAACACAAGAACACCGGTAAGTCGGCCGAGAAGCAGCAAAGCCCGAAGCCatccatatacatagttcctcctTACATCAGAAATTTGAACTGCCATGCCTACAAGCCACACATCGTCTCCTTTGGACCATACCACCATGGTGACCCCGACGTCATGCCGATGGAGGAGCACAAGGATCGGGCCCTCACCCGCTTCCTCAAGAGAGCCAATAAGTCTCTCCAAGACGTCATGACCGCCATAGAGGAGGTCGTGCAACAGCTACGGGGCGCTTATCAGAGCCTCGACGGGAAGTGGGCGGAGGACAAGAGGTTCATGCATCTGATGATCCTTGACGGGTGCTTCATGCTCGAGATAATTCGTGTCGCGACCAAGAAGCCGGATGACGGTGGCCATGGCTACGAAATGGATGAACCCATCTTTAGCGACCACGGGAATCTGTACACCGTGCCCTGCATAAAGCGAGATATGATGATGATCGAGAACCAGCTGCCCCTGCTTGTTTTGTACAAACTGGTTTTTGTTGAGGGTGGTAGAAATTGCGTGGTAATACTAACTTTTATTCTCTGTCTGTGT CAGAAGGTCGTGAACGAACTGGTGCTGAAATTCTGGGGCAAGCCGTCGACGGTGGAAGAAGAACACCTCCTCCTTGAAGAACGCCGCCACCTCCTTGACTTGCTCCGACTTAGCCGGTTGGTTAAGCGATCGTCAACGGACAATAGTCGTGGCCGGACAAACAGGCGAAAAGTCTCGAACATCCGGTCGGCTTTTGAGCTGCGCGAGGCTGGCATCCACTTCAGGAAGAGCAATTCCAACAGCCTCCTTGACATCGAGTTCAAGCACGGTGTCCTCAGCCTGCCGAATCTTACAGTCGACGACAACACGGAGTACATGTTTCTCAACCTCATGGCCTTCGAGCGCCTCAATGTCGGCACCGGCAACGAGGTCACTTCCTACGTCGTGTTCATGGACAGCATCATCGACTCCGCCAAGGACGTCAGCCTGCTGCAGTCCAAGGATATCATCGAGAACGCGTTCGGGAGCGATGAGGCCGCCGCCGAGCTGTTCAACCGCCTCTCCAAGGACGTGGTCATCCCCCCGCAAGGCATCCTTGGCGACGTGTATGGGGAGGTTAAATATTACTTCGGGAGGCGCCGGAACAGGTGGTGGGCCAACTTGAAGCACACTCACTTCAGCAGCCCTTGGAGCCTTCTCTCGCTTGTCGCCGCCATTGTGCTGCTGGTTCTCACGGTGTTGCAGACCATCTACACCTTGTTGCAATTCTACCACCCGCCGTCTGCTTAG